The DNA region AGGTCCTGAAGGACAGCTTTGAAGTGTCCGCCGCGGATTCAGGCGCGGCCCTGAAGCAGGCGTTTGCCGGATCGCAACCCGACGTGGTGTTGCTCGACCTCAAGCTGCCCGACGCCGACGGGCTCGATCTCCTGCCGCAAATCAAGAAGCAATGGGCGGGCACCGAGGTCATCGTCCTCACCGGCAATGCCACCTTCGAGGCGGCCATCAACGCGACCAAGCTCGGCGCGTATCATTTCCTGACCAAACCCTTTGAAACCCAGGGCCTGCTGGTGACGGTGGATCGCGCCATCGAACACCGCCGGCAAAGCGAGGAGAACAACTCGCTGCACAAGGCGGTTTCCGTGCTCAGCGGCGGCGCCTCCCCGGTCTTCACCAGCGCGGCGATGAAGGACGTGGTGCGCACCCTGCAACGCGTGGCCCCGAGCGACGTGCCGATTCTCATCACCGGCGAAAGCGGCACCGGCAAGGAAGTCACCGCCGACCTCATCCACGCGATGAGCAACCGCTCCAAAAGCCGCATCATAAAAATCAACTGCGCCGCCCTGCCGCGCGAATTGATCGAAAGCGAATTGTTCGGCTCCGTCAAAGGCGCCTACACCGGCGCCCACAGCGACCGCGAAGGGCTGTTCCGCCAGGCCGAGGGCGGCACGCTGTTCCTCGACGAAATCTCGGAAATGCCCATCGATACGCAAAGCAAGCTGCTGCGCGTGTTGCAGGATCAGGAAGTGCGTCCCATCGGCGGCAAGGTGAGTTACAAGACCAACTGCCGCATCGTGGCCGCCACCAACCGCAGGCCGGATGAAGCCATCAGGGACGGCAAGCTGCGTGAGGATTTGTTCTACCGCATCAGCGCCATCACGGTGCATCTGCCCCCGCTGCGCGAGCGCCGCGACGACATCATGCCGCTGGCGAACGCGTTCTTGAAACGCTTCGCATCCCAGGCCAACCGCACCATCAACGGCTTTGGGCCATCCGCCGTGGAGCGGCTGACCGGGTTCGACTGGCCCGGCAACGTGCGCCAGTTGCAGAACGAGGTCCAGCGCGCCGTGCTGTTGTGCGAAGGCAACACCGTGGACGGCACCGACCTCTCCATCACCAACGTCCGCACCAACGTGGAAGGCCAGGACACCAGCTTCACGTTGCTCGAAGGCGTGGAGCGCAACGCCATCATCCAGATGCTCAAGGAAACCGGCGGCAACAAGCTGGAAGCCGCCAAGCGCCTCGGCATTGGCCGGCAGACGCTCTACAACAAGATCAAGGCTTACGGCATCGAAGTCTGAGCCGGCGCCGCGCGCGCCGCGGTCGATTCGGCATCGTTTTTCCCGCAATCGGATTCGTCCGGTTGCGGGTTTTACTTTAGATACGCCGCGATGCCTTCGGCAAACGGCTTCGCCGTGAGGCCGAATTGGGCCGCGGCGGGTTCGCGTTCGCCCACGTTGTCTTCCTTCAACATCAGCAACTGGTCGCGATTCAACGGCGGGGCCTGGCGCAGCAACACGGGAAAGAGGAATTCCAACGCGGCCGCGGCCAGGCGCGCCAGCGGCAGCGGCACATGCAGCTTGAGGCGGCGGCGGTGTGTGGCGTGCAGGACGGCATCGAGCACGGCGTCGTAGCTCAACCGCTCCGGGCCGCAAACGTCGAACATTTTTCCCACGCTTGCGGGTTCGTTCAAGGCGCCCACGAAACAGCGGGCGACCTCCGCCACGGACACCGGTTGAAACAGGTTTTGGCCCGAACCCATGACCGGCAACACCGGTGACCGACGCGAGATTCGCGCGAACAGGTTCACGAAGCCGTCACCGGGACCGTAAATGAGCGAGGGGCGAAAGATGGTCCAATCGAGTCCGCTGGCGCGCACAGCTTCCTCGGCGGCCCACTTGGTTTGGTGATAGCGCGATCGGGCGTTGGGACGCGTGCCCAGGGCGCTCATGTGAATCCAGCGCCGGACGCCGGCGCGTTGCGCCTCGGCCAGCAGGTTTTGCGTGGCGTGCCGGTGGACGTTCTCAAACGTCTGCTCGCCGAACTCGCTGATGAGGCCGACGAGGTGGATGATCGCGTCGCAACTGGTGGCCGCGCCCGGCAAGGAGGCGGCCACCAGCACGTT from Verrucomicrobiia bacterium includes:
- a CDS encoding sigma-54 dependent transcriptional regulator, yielding MKGSILVVEDEADMRELLTEVLKDSFEVSAADSGAALKQAFAGSQPDVVLLDLKLPDADGLDLLPQIKKQWAGTEVIVLTGNATFEAAINATKLGAYHFLTKPFETQGLLVTVDRAIEHRRQSEENNSLHKAVSVLSGGASPVFTSAAMKDVVRTLQRVAPSDVPILITGESGTGKEVTADLIHAMSNRSKSRIIKINCAALPRELIESELFGSVKGAYTGAHSDREGLFRQAEGGTLFLDEISEMPIDTQSKLLRVLQDQEVRPIGGKVSYKTNCRIVAATNRRPDEAIRDGKLREDLFYRISAITVHLPPLRERRDDIMPLANAFLKRFASQANRTINGFGPSAVERLTGFDWPGNVRQLQNEVQRAVLLCEGNTVDGTDLSITNVRTNVEGQDTSFTLLEGVERNAIIQMLKETGGNKLEAAKRLGIGRQTLYNKIKAYGIEV
- a CDS encoding complex I NDUFA9 subunit family protein, giving the protein MKILVTGATGFVGREIVRQLHAASHRVRVLVRDPQGRSARELIPAFAAESHAGNVLVAASLPGAATSCDAIIHLVGLISEFGEQTFENVHRHATQNLLAEAQRAGVRRWIHMSALGTRPNARSRYHQTKWAAEEAVRASGLDWTIFRPSLIYGPGDGFVNLFARISRRSPVLPVMGSGQNLFQPVSVAEVARCFVGALNEPASVGKMFDVCGPERLSYDAVLDAVLHATHRRRLKLHVPLPLARLAAAALEFLFPVLLRQAPPLNRDQLLMLKEDNVGEREPAAAQFGLTAKPFAEGIAAYLK